In a single window of the Nodularia spumigena CCY9414 genome:
- the bioB gene encoding biotin synthase BioB — protein MSVGIRYNWQKAEIQAIYNTPFLELIYQAASVHRQYHDSTKIQVCKLISIKTGACPEDCGYCAQSSRYQTEVKPQALLEKETVLNIAQKAKATGVSRVCMGAAWREVRDNSQFETVLEMVKEVTDMGLEVCCTLGMLTTNQAKRLEAAGLYAYNHNLDTSEEYYNTIITTRTYGDRLNTIDNVRQTNVTVCSGGILGLGESVEDRVGMLETLSNLQPHPESVPINILSQVPGTPLENQPDVPIWDVVRMIATARIIMPNSDVRLSAGRARLSQVEQALCFMAGANSIFSSDDNQMLTVTTPCPDYDADKEMLNLLGLEMRPPHQRPEKVTTPAVVA, from the coding sequence ATGTCGGTGGGAATACGCTACAATTGGCAAAAGGCAGAGATTCAAGCGATATACAACACGCCATTCCTAGAGCTGATTTATCAAGCTGCTAGCGTGCATCGCCAATATCATGATTCAACGAAAATACAAGTTTGTAAGCTAATCTCCATTAAAACAGGTGCTTGTCCTGAAGATTGTGGCTACTGCGCCCAGTCTTCCCGTTATCAAACTGAAGTCAAGCCCCAAGCACTGTTAGAGAAGGAAACAGTCCTGAATATTGCCCAAAAAGCCAAAGCAACAGGTGTTAGTCGCGTTTGCATGGGTGCAGCTTGGCGGGAAGTGCGGGATAATTCGCAATTTGAGACAGTCCTGGAAATGGTCAAAGAAGTCACCGATATGGGTTTAGAAGTCTGCTGTACTCTGGGAATGCTGACCACAAATCAGGCAAAACGCTTAGAAGCGGCTGGACTATATGCTTATAATCATAATTTGGATACTTCTGAGGAATATTATAATACGATTATTACCACGAGAACTTATGGCGATCGCCTGAATACAATTGATAATGTCCGACAGACAAATGTCACCGTATGTTCTGGCGGTATTCTCGGTTTAGGTGAAAGTGTCGAAGATCGTGTGGGGATGTTAGAAACTCTATCAAATTTACAACCTCATCCAGAGTCAGTCCCCATCAATATTCTTTCTCAAGTCCCCGGTACACCTTTAGAAAATCAACCAGATGTACCCATTTGGGATGTAGTACGCATGATCGCCACAGCCAGAATAATCATGCCAAATTCTGACGTGCGTCTGAGTGCTGGTAGGGCGAGATTGTCTCAAGTGGAACAAGCCTTGTGCTTTATGGCTGGAGCTAATTCCATCTTTTCGAGCGATGATAATCAAATGCTCACAGTCACCACTCCCTGTCCTGATTATGACGCTGACAAAGAAATGCTGAATTTACTGGGCTTAGAAATGCGTCCTCCCCACCAAAGACCGGAAAAAGTCACAACTCCCGCCGTTGTCGCATAA